From a single Candidatus Binatus sp. genomic region:
- a CDS encoding thiolase family protein, which yields MSLRAKCAIAGLGQTRMGKNFDHPGPIGFAAEAVNLALDDAGLKRADLDGLLVNPGITWLNNPMASSSLQHAMGLGDLRLTATMNLGGATGAAMIMHAAQAIDAGMAEVVACVFADAPLRPPSPNKGDGGGSAAFYGFAQGLDAHYGLFGVNAQYAFVAQRHMHCYGTTNDHLGAVAVSERKWANLNPAAQFYDTPMSIADYHASRWVVEPFHLYDCCLVSNGGLAVIVTSAERAKNLKRPPVYILGMGQGHPGRDPLETLLSGAPIAKDTAFKMAGIKVADVNFCELYDCYTFTVLVTLEDYGFCKKGEGGPFVAGGAIGPGGSLPVNTGGGQLSSFYMWGMTPVGEAIVQMRGDGGRRQVAKHDVGLVSGNGGILATHSTLVLGSQP from the coding sequence ATGTCTTTAAGAGCTAAATGCGCTATCGCCGGGCTCGGCCAGACCCGGATGGGCAAAAACTTCGATCATCCCGGACCGATCGGCTTCGCTGCCGAGGCCGTCAATCTCGCCCTCGACGATGCCGGCCTCAAGCGCGCCGACCTCGACGGCCTGCTCGTCAACCCCGGAATCACCTGGTTGAACAATCCGATGGCTTCGTCGTCGCTCCAGCATGCGATGGGCCTGGGCGATTTGCGCCTGACCGCGACGATGAACCTCGGCGGCGCGACCGGCGCCGCGATGATCATGCACGCCGCGCAGGCCATCGACGCCGGCATGGCCGAGGTCGTCGCGTGCGTATTCGCCGACGCTCCCCTGCGTCCGCCCTCGCCCAACAAGGGCGATGGTGGCGGCTCGGCTGCTTTCTACGGCTTCGCCCAGGGTCTCGACGCGCACTACGGCCTGTTCGGCGTCAACGCCCAGTATGCCTTCGTCGCCCAGCGCCACATGCATTGCTACGGCACCACCAACGATCATCTCGGCGCGGTCGCGGTGTCCGAGCGCAAGTGGGCCAACCTGAATCCCGCAGCTCAGTTTTACGACACTCCCATGTCGATCGCCGATTATCATGCCTCGCGATGGGTGGTTGAGCCGTTCCATCTGTACGATTGCTGCCTGGTTTCCAACGGCGGTCTGGCGGTTATCGTAACCTCGGCCGAGCGCGCGAAGAATTTGAAGCGCCCGCCCGTTTACATATTAGGGATGGGGCAGGGTCATCCCGGCCGCGATCCGCTCGAAACGCTGCTCTCCGGCGCGCCGATCGCCAAAGACACCGCGTTCAAGATGGCGGGAATCAAGGTCGCCGACGTCAATTTCTGCGAACTCTACGACTGCTATACTTTCACCGTGCTGGTCACGCTCGAGGATTACGGCTTTTGCAAAAAAGGCGAGGGCGGCCCATTCGTTGCCGGCGGCGCCATCGGTCCCGGCGGCTCGCTCCCCGTCAATACCGGCGGCGGTCAGCTCAGCTCCTTCTATATGTGGGGGATGACTCCGGTCGGAGAGGCGATCGTGCAGATGCGTGGTGACGGGGGGCGGCGCCAGGTGGCAAAGCACGACGTTGGACTCGTTTCCGGCAACGGCGGTATCCTTGCCACACATTCCACCCTCGTACTGGGATCGCAGCCATAA
- a CDS encoding Zn-ribbon domain-containing OB-fold protein, with amino-acid sequence MPEFTKPIPAITPEMREFFDGARAGRLMVQKCDDCGRLRFPAHELCSHCNSTASRWVPVSGRGEIFSFNIMHQVYHPGFAGQVPYAVVVVELEEGCKFVSNLLGVKPHDIKCGMPVEVTFEKLSDEVSMPKFRLRAAK; translated from the coding sequence ATGCCAGAATTCACCAAACCCATTCCCGCAATCACCCCCGAGATGCGCGAGTTTTTCGACGGCGCGCGCGCCGGACGCCTGATGGTCCAAAAATGCGACGATTGCGGGCGGCTTCGCTTCCCCGCCCACGAGCTTTGCTCCCACTGCAACTCGACCGCCTCGCGATGGGTCCCGGTCAGCGGACGCGGTGAAATCTTCAGCTTCAATATCATGCATCAGGTCTATCACCCGGGCTTCGCCGGCCAGGTTCCCTACGCCGTCGTCGTCGTCGAGCTCGAGGAGGGATGCAAATTCGTGTCGAACCTGCTCGGCGTCAAGCCCCACGACATCAAGTGCGGGATGCCGGTCGAGGTGACGTTCGAAAAGCTCAGCGATGAAGTGTCGATGCCTAAATTCCGGCTGCGCGCCGCGAAATAA
- a CDS encoding PAS domain S-box protein, producing the protein MPLDQKYFQRLIESSPDIIIAVDRDGTVTYYNEGARSSLGYGSDEIIGQNCTRIYPSIEEARRVMKALRESTDAGRIAGFETEFRNKAGELIPVMISGALIYDADGREVGTIGFARDIRRLRRAQQLATAGEIAVSLAHEINNPLESITNNLDLLSQCLELRLTESEKIVENERLNSIRNSIERVQAIVRRLDEMTRKGQYETRDYLAGKRMADLAPREDAKGQTRPDDAPHLTEESPLRGMSVLVLDDDSAVVNSLADLLRAEKCVVHCATLPSAAFGILRNVKLDAIISDVVMPEMDGYDFYLKVKEEMPQLPVILMTAYYYDKDHVLKRSRLRGLEGALFKKPVNPGKLRAMLLQLRQKAAQQKAQAKAASIAAKAAAASATAAIPKPIPQS; encoded by the coding sequence TTGCCGCTCGATCAAAAATATTTCCAGCGTCTCATCGAGAGCTCGCCGGACATCATAATCGCCGTCGATCGAGACGGCACCGTGACCTATTACAACGAGGGCGCGCGCAGCAGCCTCGGCTACGGCTCCGACGAGATCATCGGCCAGAACTGCACCCGCATCTATCCGTCGATCGAAGAAGCGCGCCGCGTGATGAAGGCGCTGCGCGAGTCCACCGACGCGGGCCGAATCGCCGGCTTCGAGACCGAGTTCCGCAACAAGGCCGGCGAACTCATCCCGGTCATGATCTCCGGCGCGCTCATCTACGACGCCGACGGCCGCGAAGTCGGTACCATCGGCTTCGCCCGCGACATTCGCCGCCTGCGCCGCGCGCAGCAACTCGCAACCGCCGGCGAAATCGCGGTCAGCCTCGCCCACGAGATCAACAATCCGCTCGAATCGATCACCAACAATCTCGATCTGCTCTCGCAATGCCTCGAGCTGCGGCTCACCGAGTCCGAAAAAATCGTCGAGAACGAGCGCCTCAACTCGATTCGAAATTCCATCGAACGCGTGCAGGCCATCGTCCGCCGCCTCGACGAGATGACCCGCAAGGGCCAGTACGAGACCCGCGACTACCTGGCCGGCAAGCGGATGGCCGATCTTGCCCCGCGCGAGGATGCCAAGGGACAGACCCGCCCCGATGACGCGCCCCATCTCACCGAAGAATCTCCGCTCAGAGGGATGTCGGTGCTGGTGCTCGACGACGATAGCGCCGTCGTCAATTCGCTGGCCGACCTGCTGCGCGCCGAAAAATGCGTCGTCCATTGCGCCACGCTGCCGTCGGCCGCCTTTGGAATCCTGCGCAACGTCAAGCTCGACGCGATTATCTCCGACGTCGTGATGCCCGAGATGGACGGCTACGATTTCTATCTCAAGGTCAAGGAAGAGATGCCGCAGTTGCCGGTAATCCTCATGACCGCCTACTACTACGACAAGGATCACGTGCTCAAGCGCTCGCGCCTGCGCGGTCTCGAGGGCGCGCTGTTCAAGAAGCCGGTCAATCCCGGCAAGCTGCGCGCGATGCTCCTGCAGTTGCGCCAGAAGGCGGCTCAGCAGAAAGCGCAAGCGAAAGCCGCGTCGATCGCCGCCAAAGCCGCCGCCGCATCCGCCACCGCGGCCATCCCCAAGCCCATCCCCCAATCCTGA
- a CDS encoding lactonase family protein: MATEQDILLSTRSAVARRTALKNIVRLIPAVVIIAATLNVLSCGSSGLLSPVSGSSSPSPTSTKTPTGSLAFVTNYNDGKVSSFTRNITTGALKHTGQVSAGAIKGPLGVVASPSGSFLYVANIGDDNIYEYSIDSTNGTLKPLPTPSILNGAGSGPHQIAVNPAGTFLFVTGFANGTITTYAIDATTGQLTQQSKVIGLVNPLGITVDSTGSFVYVADNKAGLVYSFGINGGGALGQIGSPVYDLNAPGGTPGFIAIDPAGTYIYVTDLNAGVLSVLGVSGGGLLFGSLMPSIVTNNMPIGIGYAAAASADFVFTANQGTATMWSFQVPAPGFPSPPVQFGTGDLSAPTGLVVDPQNLFLYTTNQNAGTVSQFSLSSTCLAAGAPCFKRSVATESPAKANSGPFGITLAQ, encoded by the coding sequence ATGGCGACAGAGCAAGACATCCTGCTATCGACGCGATCTGCGGTGGCGAGGCGAACTGCGCTTAAGAACATCGTCCGGCTGATTCCGGCGGTTGTGATTATCGCGGCGACGCTTAATGTGCTGTCGTGCGGAAGCTCTGGACTGCTGTCGCCGGTCAGCGGTAGTTCCAGCCCCTCTCCGACGTCGACCAAAACGCCGACGGGGTCGCTCGCGTTCGTGACCAACTACAACGACGGCAAGGTGTCGTCGTTCACCCGCAACATCACGACCGGCGCGCTCAAGCATACCGGGCAGGTGAGTGCGGGCGCGATAAAAGGGCCGCTAGGGGTAGTCGCGTCGCCCAGCGGCAGCTTTCTGTACGTCGCGAATATCGGCGACGACAATATCTACGAGTACTCGATCGATTCGACCAACGGCACGCTGAAACCGCTGCCCACGCCCTCGATCCTTAACGGCGCCGGGAGCGGACCACATCAAATTGCGGTCAACCCGGCCGGAACTTTTTTGTTCGTGACAGGATTCGCGAACGGCACGATCACGACCTATGCAATCGACGCCACTACCGGCCAGCTCACGCAGCAAAGCAAGGTGATCGGACTCGTGAACCCATTGGGAATCACGGTGGATTCAACTGGCTCATTCGTTTACGTCGCGGACAACAAGGCCGGGTTGGTCTATTCGTTCGGAATCAACGGCGGCGGCGCGCTCGGCCAGATAGGATCGCCGGTTTATGATCTCAACGCACCGGGCGGCACCCCGGGCTTCATCGCGATCGATCCCGCCGGCACGTATATATACGTCACGGATCTCAATGCCGGCGTGCTGTCGGTTTTGGGAGTCAGCGGAGGTGGGTTGTTGTTCGGCTCGCTGATGCCGTCAATCGTGACGAACAACATGCCGATCGGAATAGGATATGCCGCCGCGGCGAGCGCCGATTTCGTTTTCACCGCGAATCAGGGCACCGCGACGATGTGGTCGTTCCAGGTTCCGGCTCCAGGCTTTCCCTCGCCGCCGGTCCAGTTCGGAACTGGCGACTTAAGTGCGCCGACCGGGCTGGTTGTCGATCCGCAGAATCTGTTTCTTTACACCACCAATCAAAACGCAGGAACGGTAAGCCAGTTCTCGCTGAGTTCCACGTGTTTAGCCGCCGGGGCTCCGTGTTTTAAACGCTCGGTGGCGACCGAGAGTCCGGCCAAAGCCAACAGCGGTCCGTTCGGGATCACGCTGGCGCAGTAA
- a CDS encoding cyclase family protein, with protein MAKIDLNKVPRFSELPIKPGKPKESSWGVFGDDDELGCLNFLTPEGVIDAARLVRKGSVFRLDTKINYANPPLFARPPARHNIMSFESFGLLGFDDSLDSYNTQEGSQWDGLAHVGSPRYKAFYNGVKSSEIKDGPGGRLSIHKWANKFVGRAVLLDAFRYRISHGRTIDPLTSEKYSLDDLKETAVADGVELKPGTILLIRTGWMQAYLAASPQHKAAMAPLGALKACGIEDSSAMVEWFWDHRLAAVGTDCPAVEPWPWDFSNEGALHYRTLCLLGLPIGEQFDLEALAADCAADKRYEFMLVSAPMNLEGGIASPPNAVAIK; from the coding sequence ATGGCCAAGATCGATCTGAACAAAGTTCCACGCTTCTCCGAACTCCCGATCAAACCCGGCAAGCCCAAAGAATCCTCGTGGGGCGTGTTTGGCGACGACGATGAACTCGGATGCCTGAATTTCCTGACCCCCGAAGGCGTAATCGACGCGGCGCGCCTGGTGCGCAAGGGCAGCGTCTTCCGGCTCGATACCAAAATCAATTACGCCAACCCGCCCCTGTTCGCCCGGCCTCCCGCCAGGCACAACATCATGAGCTTCGAGAGCTTCGGCCTGCTCGGTTTCGACGACTCGCTCGACAGCTACAACACGCAGGAGGGAAGCCAGTGGGACGGGCTGGCCCATGTCGGCAGTCCGCGCTACAAGGCGTTCTACAACGGAGTGAAATCCAGCGAGATCAAAGATGGGCCGGGCGGGCGCCTGAGTATCCACAAATGGGCCAACAAGTTTGTCGGCCGCGCCGTCCTGCTCGACGCCTTTCGCTACCGCATCTCGCATGGCCGCACGATCGATCCGCTCACCTCGGAAAAGTACAGCCTCGACGATTTGAAAGAGACCGCCGTCGCCGATGGCGTCGAGCTGAAGCCGGGCACGATTCTGCTGATTCGCACCGGCTGGATGCAGGCCTACCTGGCCGCGTCGCCGCAGCACAAGGCCGCGATGGCGCCGCTCGGCGCGCTCAAGGCCTGCGGCATCGAAGACAGCAGCGCGATGGTCGAATGGTTCTGGGATCATCGGCTCGCCGCGGTCGGCACGGATTGTCCCGCCGTCGAGCCATGGCCGTGGGATTTCTCGAACGAGGGCGCGCTGCATTACCGCACGCTATGCCTGCTCGGCCTGCCTATAGGCGAGCAGTTCGACCTGGAGGCACTGGCGGCGGATTGCGCCGCCGACAAGCGTTACGAATTCATGCTGGTGTCGGCGCCGATGAATCTGGAGGGCGGCATCGCCTCGCCCCCCAACGCGGTCGCAATCAAGTAG
- a CDS encoding pyroglutamyl-peptidase I, translating into MRPILILAGFEPFRGERINPSWEIARRLDGEVIGGLRIKSVRVPVGCAKAARRITGAIARYRPRALIGLGEAGGRPAISLERIAINLADERGRLAKSGDPGFTPVVRGGPDAYFSRLPLRAIIGELDRKDIPASVSLTAGAYACNALMYAALHSLRREPGVPVGFIHLPYEARQARRHRNLPSMALATMESAVRIAIAATARSIG; encoded by the coding sequence ATGCGCCCGATCCTGATTCTCGCCGGCTTCGAGCCGTTTCGCGGCGAGCGCATCAATCCGTCGTGGGAAATTGCCAGGCGGCTCGACGGCGAGGTGATCGGCGGGCTGCGGATAAAGTCGGTGCGCGTGCCGGTTGGATGCGCCAAGGCGGCGCGGCGAATTACCGGCGCGATCGCGCGCTACCGGCCTCGCGCGCTGATCGGACTGGGCGAGGCGGGCGGCAGGCCGGCGATCTCACTGGAAAGGATCGCAATCAATCTTGCCGACGAACGCGGCCGGCTGGCCAAAAGCGGAGACCCGGGATTCACGCCGGTCGTTCGCGGCGGGCCCGACGCGTACTTCTCGCGATTGCCGTTGCGCGCGATCATCGGCGAACTGGATCGCAAGGATATTCCCGCGAGCGTTTCGCTGACGGCCGGTGCGTATGCGTGCAACGCGCTGATGTATGCGGCGCTGCACAGTCTGCGGCGCGAGCCCGGCGTCCCGGTCGGATTCATCCATCTGCCGTACGAGGCGCGCCAGGCCCGGCGGCATCGCAACCTGCCCAGCATGGCGCTTGCGACGATGGAGAGCGCGGTGCGCATCGCAATCGCCGCGACCGCGCGCTCGATCGGGTGA
- a CDS encoding sulfurtransferase translates to MNQEKTARAEGKTELIVDARWLREHRDGAGLILVDTRPVKEFHAGHLSGARHFDPFAFHHTDTSARGIAEFGAQLQWIFSALGISGRETVVFYENESGMRAARGQWALEYAGHPKARMLDGGLKAAAGETLTTMVDKFAATDFSLSPRAEILATYAHLLEQIGRPGVQIFDVRSDEEYFGERVRAKHGGAIAGAFHQDWTAALGADGTVKSPAELRVQFEALGLDPAAEIVTYCQGGYRAAHAYIALKIAGYPKVRNYLGSWAEWGNRDDLPIEHPRRK, encoded by the coding sequence TTGAATCAGGAAAAAACTGCCCGCGCCGAGGGCAAAACGGAGTTGATCGTCGATGCGCGATGGCTGCGCGAGCATCGCGACGGCGCCGGTCTGATCCTTGTCGATACGCGACCGGTCAAGGAATTCCACGCCGGGCATCTAAGCGGCGCGCGACACTTCGATCCGTTCGCGTTTCATCATACCGATACGTCCGCGCGCGGCATCGCGGAGTTCGGCGCACAACTTCAGTGGATATTTTCGGCGCTCGGAATCAGCGGCCGCGAGACCGTCGTGTTTTACGAGAATGAATCCGGAATGCGCGCGGCGCGAGGCCAGTGGGCGCTCGAATACGCGGGGCATCCCAAGGCCCGAATGCTCGACGGCGGACTCAAGGCGGCGGCCGGTGAAACGTTGACAACCATGGTTGACAAGTTCGCCGCCACGGACTTCAGCCTCAGTCCGCGCGCGGAAATTCTCGCGACATACGCACATCTGCTCGAGCAAATCGGGCGTCCCGGCGTGCAAATCTTCGACGTTCGCAGCGATGAGGAATACTTCGGCGAACGCGTGCGCGCGAAACACGGCGGCGCGATTGCGGGCGCGTTCCATCAGGACTGGACCGCAGCGCTCGGCGCCGATGGAACCGTGAAATCGCCCGCCGAGCTGCGCGTGCAGTTCGAAGCTCTCGGCCTCGATCCCGCCGCCGAGATAGTGACCTACTGCCAGGGCGGATACCGCGCCGCGCATGCCTATATCGCGCTCAAGATTGCGGGCTATCCGAAGGTGAGAAACTATCTAGGGTCGTGGGCGGAATGGGGAAACCGCGACGACCTGCCGATTGAGCATCCACGGCGCAAATAG
- a CDS encoding quinone-dependent dihydroorotate dehydrogenase, protein MPAVSIIDAVYRHLLKRFLFAQDAERAHRMTLRMLAAMPAFGPPRDKPELGIKLWGIDFPNPIGLAAGMDKDAVAIRGWETLGFGFAELGTITPRPQAGNEIPRIWRVPERRALINRLGFPSEGMEAVAPRIERIRKAGISIPLALNFGPNSDTPPEGIAADYIALLARLGRLADFIVVNVSSPNTPGLRDWQSPEKMRELFAAVGEHAGESARGRPVLLKISPDLERNEMFRICDTALALGLDGIVAGNTTVARAAVGVPSPHPGGLSGPPILIRARELIRDIYTHTRGQIPIIGVGGIASAEDAWLHIRAGASLVEVYTGLVYEGPGLVVRIKSGLADLLRRGGFRSIGEAVGIDR, encoded by the coding sequence ATGCCTGCCGTTTCGATAATCGACGCCGTCTATCGGCACCTCCTGAAGCGATTCCTGTTCGCCCAAGATGCCGAGCGTGCGCATCGGATGACGCTGCGGATGCTTGCGGCGATGCCGGCTTTTGGGCCGCCGCGGGACAAACCCGAGCTCGGAATCAAGCTATGGGGAATCGATTTCCCAAACCCGATTGGGCTGGCGGCCGGGATGGACAAGGACGCCGTCGCGATCCGCGGATGGGAGACGCTCGGCTTCGGCTTTGCGGAGTTGGGAACGATTACGCCGCGGCCACAGGCGGGAAATGAAATACCGCGGATATGGCGGGTGCCCGAACGTCGCGCGCTCATCAACCGGCTGGGGTTTCCCAGCGAAGGGATGGAGGCGGTCGCACCGCGAATCGAGCGGATTCGCAAGGCCGGGATTTCGATTCCTCTCGCGCTCAACTTCGGGCCGAACAGCGACACGCCGCCCGAAGGGATTGCCGCCGACTACATCGCCCTGCTGGCGCGGCTTGGGAGGCTAGCCGATTTCATCGTCGTCAACGTGAGCTCGCCGAATACGCCCGGGCTGCGCGACTGGCAATCGCCGGAGAAGATGCGCGAGCTTTTCGCGGCGGTGGGCGAACATGCCGGCGAGTCGGCACGCGGGAGGCCGGTGCTGCTGAAAATCTCGCCCGACCTGGAACGCAACGAGATGTTTCGAATCTGCGACACCGCGCTCGCGCTGGGCTTGGACGGAATCGTCGCGGGCAACACGACTGTCGCGCGCGCGGCGGTCGGCGTCCCGTCGCCGCACCCGGGCGGACTCAGCGGCCCTCCGATCCTGATTCGCGCGCGCGAGTTGATCCGCGACATCTATACGCACACCCGCGGGCAAATCCCGATTATCGGCGTCGGAGGAATCGCCAGCGCCGAGGATGCGTGGCTGCACATCCGCGCCGGCGCCTCGCTGGTCGAGGTTTACACCGGGCTCGTCTACGAGGGCCCGGGCCTGGTCGTCAGAATCAAATCGGGACTGGCAGACTTGCTTCGTCGCGGCGGATTTCGTTCTATTGGCGAGGCGGTCGGAATCGACAGATAG
- the thyX gene encoding FAD-dependent thymidylate synthase — protein sequence MENQAIMQVKLIDYAQQPLEKLYAAFRTCYSSDTPIEVWEKIKSEKITHDKIREFITERLKTGHASPLEQIVFWFAIANVSRSLSHQFVRHRIGISFEQQSQRYVKFKQDKLAFVLPDSWSRAGLESEFSALLSKTSELYAKALKAGIPAEDARFVLPNAAPTNFHVMVNFAEMLHICDLRLCVRAQWEIRRMVAMMRAEIKRVLPEIAVFLQPKCGENRMGYCDESLDEWQKCPLGKVRPHKSSLFDLYDRYGTRKAQALGEAEYRAVEEKEQL from the coding sequence GTGGAAAATCAGGCGATAATGCAAGTTAAGTTGATCGACTACGCCCAGCAGCCGCTCGAAAAACTCTACGCGGCGTTTCGCACCTGCTATTCCTCCGACACGCCAATCGAAGTCTGGGAAAAGATCAAATCCGAGAAAATTACCCACGACAAGATTCGCGAGTTCATCACCGAGCGGCTGAAGACCGGCCACGCTTCTCCGCTGGAACAAATCGTTTTCTGGTTCGCAATCGCCAACGTCTCGCGCTCGCTGTCGCATCAGTTCGTCCGCCATCGGATCGGAATCAGCTTCGAGCAGCAGAGTCAGCGCTACGTGAAATTCAAGCAGGACAAGCTCGCCTTCGTGCTGCCGGATTCGTGGTCGCGCGCGGGGCTGGAGAGTGAATTCTCCGCTTTGCTTTCAAAGACCTCCGAGCTCTACGCCAAGGCGCTGAAGGCCGGGATTCCCGCCGAGGATGCGCGCTTCGTGCTGCCCAACGCCGCGCCGACGAATTTTCACGTGATGGTGAATTTCGCAGAGATGCTGCACATCTGCGATCTGCGGCTGTGCGTGCGCGCGCAGTGGGAAATCCGCCGGATGGTCGCGATGATGCGCGCGGAAATCAAGCGCGTGCTGCCGGAAATCGCCGTTTTCCTGCAGCCCAAGTGCGGCGAGAATCGCATGGGCTATTGCGACGAGTCGCTCGACGAATGGCAGAAGTGCCCGCTGGGCAAAGTGCGGCCGCATAAGTCGAGCCTGTTCGATCTTTACGACCGTTACGGCACGCGCAAGGCGCAGGCGCTGGGCGAGGCCGAGTATCGCGCGGTCGAGGAAAAAGAGCAGTTGTAG
- a CDS encoding DUF309 domain-containing protein — MSDYSPPPSFADAIAAFNRGAYFEAAEMFETASHAAGDDNDLKALFVAFNQIAAALHLRFERGTRQASINLMSQAMLALDDLKPARGGVDVERLCVELAACTEEMRAAPRDERDGLKHRARIFLERRRAPKINRR, encoded by the coding sequence GTGAGTGACTATTCCCCACCGCCGTCGTTTGCCGATGCGATCGCGGCTTTCAATCGGGGCGCCTATTTCGAGGCGGCCGAGATGTTCGAGACGGCGTCGCACGCGGCCGGCGACGACAATGATCTGAAGGCGCTCTTCGTGGCGTTCAATCAGATCGCCGCCGCACTCCATCTGCGCTTCGAACGCGGCACCCGGCAGGCCTCGATCAACCTGATGTCGCAGGCGATGCTCGCGCTCGACGACCTCAAGCCCGCGCGCGGCGGAGTTGACGTCGAGCGGCTGTGCGTGGAGCTGGCGGCCTGCACCGAAGAGATGCGCGCGGCGCCGCGCGACGAGCGCGACGGGCTCAAGCATCGCGCGCGGATTTTTCTGGAGCGCCGCCGCGCGCCGAAGATCAATCGGCGCTGA
- a CDS encoding MoxR family ATPase codes for MLTREQISDGLRRALYVTNERVETAIFLALALEKPLLIEGPAGAGKTEVAKVLAEILHTELIRLQCYEGLDEARALYEWNYQKQLLRMQAGEQQGLRWEELSEHIFSRDYLLERPLLKAITAPSRVVLLIDEIDKADEEFEAFLLELLSDFQVSVPELGTLKAHERPAVILTSNRARELSEALRRRCLHLFIDFPGAEQERKIIELKVPELDAKLAAEAARFVGAIRKLGLRKPPSIAETLDWARALVRLGVRELDTDAVRTALGVLLKHEDDRIKVESKASALAPRRR; via the coding sequence ATGTTGACGCGCGAACAGATCTCCGACGGCCTCAGGCGCGCCCTCTACGTCACCAACGAGCGCGTCGAGACGGCGATCTTCCTGGCGCTCGCGCTCGAAAAGCCGCTCCTGATAGAGGGTCCCGCCGGCGCGGGCAAGACCGAAGTCGCCAAGGTGCTGGCGGAAATTCTCCACACCGAACTCATCCGGCTTCAATGTTACGAGGGTCTCGACGAGGCGCGCGCGCTCTACGAATGGAACTATCAGAAACAACTTTTGCGCATGCAGGCCGGCGAGCAGCAGGGGCTGCGATGGGAGGAACTGAGCGAGCACATCTTCTCGCGCGATTACCTGCTCGAGCGTCCGCTGCTCAAGGCGATCACCGCGCCGAGCCGGGTGGTGCTGTTGATCGACGAGATCGACAAAGCCGACGAGGAGTTCGAGGCCTTTCTGCTGGAATTGCTTTCCGACTTCCAGGTAAGCGTGCCCGAACTGGGAACCTTGAAAGCCCACGAACGGCCGGCGGTAATTTTGACCTCGAATCGCGCGCGCGAACTGTCGGAGGCGCTGCGGCGCCGATGCCTGCATTTGTTCATCGACTTTCCCGGCGCCGAGCAGGAGCGAAAAATCATCGAGCTCAAGGTGCCCGAGCTCGACGCGAAGCTGGCGGCCGAGGCGGCGCGTTTTGTCGGCGCGATTCGCAAACTCGGACTGCGCAAGCCCCCCTCGATTGCGGAGACCCTGGACTGGGCGCGCGCGCTCGTGCGCCTGGGCGTGCGCGAACTGGACACCGACGCGGTGCGCACCGCGCTGGGCGTGCTGCTCAAGCACGAGGACGATCGCATCAAAGTCGAGTCGAAAGCCTCGGCGCTCGCGCCGCGCCGGCGATGA